AAGATGAAATTGCCGAGCGAagcaataatttataattatcagTAGATAATATTCTTTGGTTCGCTCTTTAATAATAATCActtgaaaatatcaaatattctaataaattaatattgcaATATATTTGATAGAAggcttaaatatttaaaataatctaatttttgTAGTGCTTCTCGTGGATGGtactactttttttaaatatttaaaatgatttttattttcacatgtTTAATTTAGTAAACacgaattgaaaaaaaattaaattaaacatgaagatcattttaaatatttgataaaattgaaTATCATCTACaataaacattacaaataaacattacaaaaatgagaaccatttaaatatttgatagaaATAAAATCATCCACaataaacactaaaaaaataaaacaaaaaatgtatttaaaccACGTAagaaatatgtaaaaattaaaaaattaaattataataaatttgagaaaatatgtaaaaaaagaagaagtgaaTGAGTATTTCATTACGAGGGATCGAATTGAACTGAAAAATAGATTGAAAATATTcgtttttttttagaaaaaaaccTCGGATTTCGAGAACCCCCACTACTACCCCATTAGCAACGCAATGATGCTGTCTCCATAACTATCACTCAAAGCTTGAAGGTGGTTTCAACTTTCAAGCTCGGAGCATCGACCATGGCTATCATCACAGAAGAACCAGAACCAGAGCCACAACAACAACCTCACAAACCAAAAACCAAACCCAAACCTCCGTCTTCTCCACCACCCCACAGCAACACCAACAACGGCAACAACAACCCCTTCTCTTTCTGGTTCTACTTCACTCTCTCCGTTTCCCTCTTCACTCTCATCTTTGTATTCACCTCTTCCCTTTCTCCCCGTGACCCCAAAGCCTGGTTCCTCACTCTCCCCACTTCCCTCCGCCACCACTACTCCAACGGCCGCACCATCAAGGTCCAGACGCACCCCAACGAAGCCCCCATCCAAGTATTCACCTTTCAAGAGGGTTCAACATCGTCCGAAAACGTAGTCATTGTGCATGGCCAGGGTCTCAGCTCATACTCCTACCGCCAACTCGCCAAATCTCTCGCCGCCAAGGGAGTGCACGTGACCGCCGTTGACCTCCCCGGACACGGCTTCTCCGACAAGTCCGTGGAGGTGTCCGTGGAGGGGGTCGACGGGGTTCTGGGGCGGTTTCAGTACGTGTACAGTGAGATTCAAGAGAAGGGTATCTTCTGGGCGTTTGATCAGATGGTGGAAACCGGTCAAATACCGTACGAGGAGATTCTAGCGCGTATGTCGAAGAGAAAAGTGAGAAAGCCCGTTGATTTGGGTCCACAAGAGATGGGAAAAGTGTTGGGGGAAGTCATCGATTCGATGGGGCTTGCACCTGTTCACTTAGTTCTGCACGATTCCGCGTTGGGGTTGAGTGCTGATTTTGTTTCTCAGAGAGCTGAGTTGGTGAGGAGCGTGACGCTTATCGATGCGGCGTCGTATGGGGCTTTTCCCCTTTGGGTGCTGGAGGTGCCTGTGGTGAGGGAAGTGGTGTTGGGGGTTTCTTTTGTGTATGCTAAGGTGGTGGGTTTGTGCTGTTCCAAGAGGGTTGGAGTGACGGATTCGGATGCGTTGAGGTTGTTTTTGAAGGAGAGGGATGCGAGGGGCGCGGTTGTGAATGTGGGGAAGAGGGTGAATTCAAGCTTTGACATGGCAGAGTGGGGTGAGGGATTGAAAGGTATGCCAATGCAGGTGCTGTGGTCTGCAACCTGGTCTAAGGAATGGAGTCAGGAAGGTGATAGGGTTGCCAATGCGATTCCACAGGCCAGTTTTGTTACACATTCTGGAGGCCGCTGGGCTCAGGTGAGATCAAGATTTGTTTTTGCTTTGGTTTTTATGTTGTCATGAAGAGATTGTTTAGTAGGATTGAAATGGTTGATGGGATgaaatttagtaatttaaggATTCTAAATTTGTCATCTTCTCCCTACTTCTTAAGTTGCTTACTGATATTGTGATGCTTTCAGATGTAACTATGCTCTGATGCTATATTATCTTGATCTAAACTTTCTTGAAGCTGTATTTTGAatgaacttttttatatattcaagTTGTCATAGAATATAGATGTTAACTTTTTAACCTCTTCTAGTACACCTAGTGATGAAGCTATTGGCTGTGTATACATTTGAACTGGCTTGTGTTGTTTTTTGCATTGCCAGTTTTTGTGGGTTTTTCTGATCCTGGTGAAAATCATGCGGTTATGGTCTCTGTAGCAAGTCAAACTGAGTAGCTAAAGTAGTTCCCTTTTGTATGGTGTGTTACTGATGGCACAGGAAGAATTCATAAAGCTCGAGTTAACCAAAATGATTAGATGATGAacaatttattgtattttatatgaTCATACATATGCTTAAATATTATGTGCATGTTTTTCTGCATCCTACTCTGGTGTGAAGCTTGAAACATATGCTCCAACTTAACTAGTTTGGCTTTACAATCCTTTTCTATATGATCTGGGTAGTGTTTACTGTTTTTAACTTTTGGAGGAGTTCTATATTCTTTTTCAGATATTTGTCTGTCATTGTAATTTGTGGGACTAATTTTCTAACGAATTTGTTTGCGGTATGTTACAATAGAAAAGTTTTCCAGCAACAAGCCCTGCCATTGTGTCTTAAAAAGCTTCCCTTAAATCCTCATAGACTAGTGAAGTGATGATTTCTAGTGTGTGAGGATGATTTTGGTGCATACTGgtgatttataattaaaatatcgtATGAGAATTCactaaaaaccttttttttttttcatttgccAACTGAATTGCTTAACTAACTAGTTGTTGTGAATATTTCTTTTCGATACTGTCATGTAACATAAATTTACCATCTTACCATGCAACAATGTCAATGTTCTTTCCTTTCGTTGttgaaactaatccaatttatTTTGATCTCAGGAGGATGCAGCAGTGGAGATAGCTGACAAAATTTCTCAGTTTGTGTTGTCATTACCAAAGTCTGTCAGAAAGGTTGAGGAAGAGTCCATCCCAGAACACATACAGAAGATGCTTGATGAAGCAAAAAGCAGTGGTCATGatcaccaccaccatcatagtcaTGGACATGATCACCATGATGAACTATGATGATACTCAAATCCATGGAGCCAATTATAGATGAACCTCATGGTGGGTGAAAGTGAACATTGGATTCACACTTGCAGATAATACTCTATTGCTGATACATTGTATTAGTCAAGAAGCTTAAGCTTGCACCATGAGTAGCCAAAGCCTAcatgttgtattttatttatttttactgttTTACATTTTCAAAATCTTTTAGAGTGTCACTCGTAACAACAATTACATCGACCTATGCTCTACTTTGGAGCTACTTTTTGAGTTTTGGGTTTGGAAAGAATAGATTTTTATCAGTGAAAACCATGACTACCAAAACTGAACCTGAATGAATAGCATACCAGGTTAGGTCTTGGAAACTTTTATTCTggtcatgaaaaaaaaaaggggcaTTCTCTACTCTTTTGACTGGTAATGGACCTAAATATTTGAACaatatgatgagtgataatgaTAAAGTATAAACTTTAGGAAAAGTTTATTCATCCATGTGATAACTTTATTGTGTATTGAGCTGGATGTGTGGCAGAAGACAATGCACTTATAAAAAGTCTTAAAAtactcctctctctctctctctctctctctctcttaatGGGTCTACAATTTTAGAACAGCtaataaagttaatattttattccttAACTTCGATATTtccataaattaattaataatcaacAAATGTAAAAAGTGATAATCATTATCAATTCCAAaagcaaaataaattaattggaCAATATTGCAATTAAATTTGCCAATAAGGctgaatttctattttttttatatcgcATCATATTGATTGATGATCCTGGTTAAAATGACCAGAGCTTTactcttaaaaaattatatgtaatacaAGTAGACTAGAATCAtggttataaatttaaaatgtatgcATTGTTTTGGATTTGTGGTGTCGAAATGTTTACAATTGAAAGATGGTAAGTGCATGAATTCTTTTCAAAACCTTGTATAAGTTTCATTTGCACACCACAAGACGTTGTAACATATCGGTCAAATACGTAAAAAAATATGACCATAAGAAAAAAACTGagttataaaatttgttaaacaataattaaatgataaaagtaaattaaattgattaaattaatttagcattaaaaaaaagagataagatAAGGTAAGCaacataataatgaaaaataaaagattataaaaagatgtaaaaactaaaataaggACTAATCAAGTGCAATCTAAAAACTAGCTTCCAATCAAtctgtcaaataaaaaaaaaaaaaccttttccAATTAATAAACTTGAACTTGTTTCTAATAATTTCTTTCATTCTACATTTTTTAACTATGACTCTGAGACTTTTAATCTGTCTACAGTTAGATAAACTAGTTTTTACACATGAACAATGGACATTTTGCATTGCAACtctgttatatatatatgttgtatcACACTCTATGTATCATATATTCTTCTAATATGTTTCAGACAAGGTTTAGCCTTCAACAAGAATCTAATATCCAGCCATTGTTAGGGTGTTGTAAAACCATGACCCACACTCAGTCTTATTGGTTGGGAACTGTATATGGACAGAATTACTACCCAAATTCTTAAAACCAATCGACATTTTGGCTTGAAGCTTTGGGTTTCCTCTGTGGTTTTTGATATCGGTTATTCTCAAACTTAGCTTTATTTATAAGTGAATACAGCAAGTCTGCCTCAGCTGATGTATCATAGGGTGCTTCAAGTATACTGCAACATCAACCAAATGGAAACAATAATTTAATGGAATATACCACAAAATTGCCACAGGAATTATGGCATTTCATATACTAAGGAAGAAGATAATGAAAAACAAGGCAAACTTGTATCCTTTTAATTTTCTGTGAGAAATAATACATCAATCAACAATATTACCAATAACTTTGGTGGATGATTAAGGTTACCTGTCAAGTAGCTCctccaagaaaattctttgtgaTGGGGTTACGTAGTGTATGCAATTCCTAGGACATTGTCCAACAGCACATTGAACTTGGTAATCATCCCCGTGACCTTTATTGATGGTAGCAATGTAATTAGAACTATGAATAAAATGGTATTAACACAAATTTAAAACTGGGTGAGACATGTGTCATTCTTTGGTGTATGCCTTGCTCAAAATTATGTAACTAAATTTCAGGTAAGAAAACCTTGAGAAGATGCAC
This portion of the Vigna unguiculata cultivar IT97K-499-35 chromosome 6, ASM411807v1, whole genome shotgun sequence genome encodes:
- the LOC114188210 gene encoding protein AUXIN RESPONSE 4; this translates as MAIITEEPEPEPQQQPHKPKTKPKPPSSPPPHSNTNNGNNNPFSFWFYFTLSVSLFTLIFVFTSSLSPRDPKAWFLTLPTSLRHHYSNGRTIKVQTHPNEAPIQVFTFQEGSTSSENVVIVHGQGLSSYSYRQLAKSLAAKGVHVTAVDLPGHGFSDKSVEVSVEGVDGVLGRFQYVYSEIQEKGIFWAFDQMVETGQIPYEEILARMSKRKVRKPVDLGPQEMGKVLGEVIDSMGLAPVHLVLHDSALGLSADFVSQRAELVRSVTLIDAASYGAFPLWVLEVPVVREVVLGVSFVYAKVVGLCCSKRVGVTDSDALRLFLKERDARGAVVNVGKRVNSSFDMAEWGEGLKGMPMQVLWSATWSKEWSQEGDRVANAIPQASFVTHSGGRWAQEDAAVEIADKISQFVLSLPKSVRKVEEESIPEHIQKMLDEAKSSGHDHHHHHSHGHDHHDEL